Part of the Rhizobium sp. WYJ-E13 genome is shown below.
CCGAAAGCTCGTGCTCGATGAAGGTCGCTGCCTCCCCGCTGACATCGGCGGCCTTGACCTTGTCCATGATGAGGGCGCGCTCCGCATCGTCGATATGGCCATCGGCCTTGGCGGCGGCGATCATCGCACGGATGAGGACGAGCACGAATTCATTGCTGTTCGCGGGTGAACCCGAGCCGAAACCGGATTCTGCAGGCGGCGGCAGGAGCACGGGATTGTTGGCCGTCGGCGCATCTGACGGTGCTGCAGGCGCCTGTCCGGCCTGATAGTTCTTCCAGGCCTGGTAGCCGAGACCTGCAATGGCTGCGAGACCGCCGATGGTGATGGCATTGCCCGCGATGTTGCGGCCGGCCTTGGTGCCCAGAAGGACGGCGGCAAGCGCGCCAGTCTTCAAGGGATTGTCCTTCGCCATCTGGATCGCATCGCCGGCCCGGTCGCGCACACTGCCGCCCACACCCGGCACCTGAGATCCCAGAAGCTGGTCGAGTAGTTTCTTCGCGTCGAACATGTCCTCACCTTCTCCCTGTTTTAGAGGCTGGAGCAGAACATAGGTTTGCGACTGCCGAAATACAAACGAGGGCGGCGCGGCCACCCTCGTTCAAAATCTATCGGCGTTCAAAACCGGAAAGCCTCGAGAGCTCAGCCCTTCAGCGCGAAAGCTTCCGAAGCGAGCTTGGTGATACCTGCCCAGTCGCCCGCCGCGACCAATTCCTTCGGCGCGACCCACGAACCGCCGACGCAGATGACGTTCGGCAGAGAGAGATAGTCATTGGCATTCTTCAGCGAGATGCCCCCGGTCGGGCAGAAAAGCGTGCCAGACAGCGGCGAGGACAGCGCCTTCAGATAGGCAGCACCGCCGGCCTGCTCAGCCGGGAAGAACTTCAGAACCTGGTAGCCTTCTTCGCGCAGCGCCATGACCTCGCTTGCGGTCGCTGCACCCGGCAACAGCGGCACCGGAGAATCGGCGGCGGCATCCAGAAGCTCCTGGGTCGTACCGGGGCTGACGATGAACTTGGAACCTGCCTGCACGGCGGCTTCCCAATGAGCAGCGTTGAGGATCGTGCCGGCGCCGACTTCCGCGCCTTCCACTTCAGCAGCAACGGCGCGGACGGCATCGAGAGCGGCCGGCGTGCGCATGGTGATTTCGATGGCCTTGAGACCACCGGCGACAAGCGCGCGCGCAAGCAGCACGGCCGACTTGGCGTCATCGACGATAAGAACCGGAACGACAGGCTGGAGTTTCAGGATGGAAAGGAGTTTCTCTGTCTTCTCGCCCATGGCCGCAGTTTCCTTGAAACGATTGAAATCGGGTTTCGAATAACGCCCTCATAAAGGCTTGTCGAGATAAAACCATCCTGCGCGACAAGACGGGTGTTAAATCACTATAAATTGGGTTACCGTACCGCAATCGTCACAAAAGGTTCATTCGTATGGCGAAAGAGATCGAACGGAAGTTCCTCGTGCGCAGCGATGTTTGGCGCTCCGCAGTTCAGTCGAAATCGGTCCTGAAACAAGGCTATATCGCCTCGATGGACGACCGCTCGGTACGCGTCCGGATATCGGATGAAAAGACCGCGCGGTTAACGCTGAAAATCGGCCGGAGCACCCTTACCCGCGACGAATTCGAATATGAGATCCCCGTCTCTGACGCCGAGGAATTGCTGGAAACCGCCATCGGCATCGTCATCGAAAAGACGCGTTACCGCGTGCCCCACGAAGGTTTCGTCTGGGAAGTCGATGTCTTCGCCGGCGCCCATCGCGGTCTCATCATAGCCGAGGTCGAGATGCAGGCCGAGACTGACAATCCCTCCCTGCCGGCCTGGATCGGCCGGGAGGTAACAGGTGACTTCCGCTACTCCAATCAGGCACTTGCCACAGAATTCGAGCACGACAGGCATGGGCTATCGCATACGGCCTGAGGCCGACTTTACGGACGAGTTCCAAAGCGCGGCCGTAGAACAGCTCACGCGTGCCATCACCGTTCTGGAGAAACGGCCGGAAGGCACCCATGAGGCGATCCACTCTTTTCGCAAGAATATGAAGCGGCTGCGTTCGCTCTATCGCCTCGTGTCCCACCAAGCGCCGGATTTCCAGAAGCGGGAGAATGCGCGACTGAGAGACACAGCAAGGTCGCTCTCGGCCATCCGCAATGCCGCAGCAATCGTCGACACTGGTCGTTACCTGCAGGAGAATGCTCGCAACGCGGAAGAGGCAGAGGCGCTCGGTCGCATCGTGTTCATTCTGGAAGCGCGTCGCGACTGGATGGCGGAAGCCGAAAGCGACCTCGAGCAGCGGCTGCATGATACCGCCGGCACGCTGCGGGAGGCGATCGCAGCACTCGACGATATCACCTTCGACAAGAGCCACCGCAAGAATGCCCGCATGTTGGCAAAGAGCTGGCGCCGGACGGCATCGCGTGCACGGAAGGCGCTGGATGCCTGCCACGAGGATGCAGCGGCTGAAGATTTTCACGAATTGCGCAAGCGCACCTATGACTACCGGCTCTATCACGCGCTTCTGCGCGATCTCTGGCCGAGCGCGATGAAGGCCAAGCGCGACTGCGCCAAGGACCTCGTCGAACGCCTCGGGCATATCAACGATCTCTCTGTGCTTTCAGGTCTCGTGGAGGCAGAACCGCAGCTCTTCACCCGCAACGACGATCTCGCCCATCTGCTGGATTCCATCATCTTCCGCCAGCAGGAGGCTCGGCGCGAGGCGCTGCTCTGCGCCGAAACGCTCTACGGCGATGAGCCGGATGATGAAGCGCAACGTCTCGAGCTGCTCTGGATCTCGATCCGCAATTGATGCAATTGTCTGTTGACCTCAACAATAGTTGAGGTTCTAGCCTCAGCCTGTCGATAAAACTGCTGAGGAAGATATGTCTGCCAATAACGCCATGACGCCGCAAATCCAGGGCATCTACGAAACCCATCTCACCGTCGCCGACCTCAGGACTTCCATATCCTTCTACCGCGATATTCTGGGCCTGGAGCTCGCCGCGGAATTTCCCGAGCGCCGTATTGCCTTCTTCTGGGTGAACGGCAAGAAGAACGCCATGCTCGGCCTCTGGGAAACCGGTACCGGTCCCTTGAAGATGCGCCTGCACATGGCCTTCCGCCTGTCGCAGGAGGAAATGATGCGGGCGCCGGCGCTGCTGATCGACAAGGGCCTGAAGCTGCATGGCTTTCACGGCGAGCCGATCACCGAAGCGATCGTCATCGGCTGGATGCCGGCGCTGTCGCTTTACTTCCACGACCCTGACGGACATTCGATCGAATTCCTGCACGTGCTCGACGAAGAACCGGATGCTGCGTTTGGCATGCGATCCTATGCCGAGTGGAAGGCGCGCGGATAGGCCGCAATCCCACAATACCGTCTTTGCGTAATGTCATTGCGCAGGGACGGCATATTCTGTATTTCCACGCGCATGACCGACAATGCGACCCAAACAAGCCCCTTCCTGGTGGCGGCGCTCTATCATTTTGTATCCCTGCCGCGCTTCGAGAGCCTGCAGGCGCCGTTGCAGGCCCTATGCGAGGAGAATGGCGTGAAGGGCACGCTTCTGCTTGCCCATGAGGGTATCAATGGCACGATTGCGGGACCGGATGCCGGCATCCATGCCGTCCTTTCCTTCCTGCGCGCCCAGCCGGAATTTACTGCCTTGGAGCATAAGGAAAGCCGTGCTTCCAAAATGCCGTTCCTGCGTATGAAGGTGAAGCTGAAGAAAGAAATCGTCACGATGGGCGTCGAGAACATCGATCCCAACAAGGTGGTCGGAACCTATGTCGATCCCAGTGACTGGAATGCGCTGATCTCGGATCCCGACACGATCGTCATCGACACCCGCAACGACTACGAGACGGCGATTGGCATCTTCCGCGGCGCGGTCGATCCGAAGACCAAGACTTTCCGCGAGTTTCCGAATTGGGTTCGCAACAATCCCGGTCTGCACAACAAGCCGAAGATCGCCATGTACTGTACCGGCGGCATCCGCTGCGAGAAGGCGACGGCCTTCATGAAGGAACAGGGCTTCGATGAGGTCTATCACCTCAAGGGCGGCATCCTGAAATATCTGGAAGAAGTGCCACAAGAAGAAAGCCTGTGGGATGGCGCCTGCTTCGTTTTCGACGAGCGCGTTTCTGTCGAGCACGGACTGAAGGAAGGCGAGCACAAGCTCTGCCACGCCTGCCGCAACCCGATCATGGCAGAAGAGCTCACCTCGACCTACTACGAGGAAGGCGTTTCCTGCAGCAATTGTTACCATACGCGGAGCGAAGAAGACCGCCTGCGCTATCGTCAACGCCAGCACCAGATCGCGCTCGCCAAGAAGCGCGGCCAGAAGCATATCGGCACCTAAGGCGGACTTTAACGGGCAAGGCGGCGCTGCGGCTGAACCTCGCGGCGTTCCCGCAACAGCTCGTTGATCTGGTCGGCAGCCATCGGCTTGCCGAAGAAATAGCCTTGCAGGCTGTCGCAACCAAAGAGGCGAAGCGCGATCGCCTGCTCCTCCGTCTCGATGCCTTCGGCGGTGACGGGAATATCCAGCGCGCGAGCAAGTGCGACCGTCGCCTGCAGCATTTCCCGCTGCTGGCCGTTGCCGGTGATGTCGGTCACCAGCGAACGGTCGATCTTGATGCGGTCGAAGCCGAATTGCCGCAGGTAGCCGATCGAAGAGAAGCCGGAGCCGAAGTCGTCGAGCGCCACCTTGACGCCGAGCGACTTCAATCGCTCGATCGACTGGCGCGTACGCTGCGGGTTCTGGATCATGTAGCCTTCGGTGATCTCCAGCGTGACGCGGCTCGCCTCGATCTCAGTCTGCTTCAGCACATAGCGAACATAATCGGTGAAGGCCGGATTGCGGAACTGGCCCGGTGAAACGTTGACCGAGATCTTCAGCTCCGGCCACTGTTTTGCCGTTTCGCAGGCCTTGCGCAGCACGAATAGCCCGAGGGATTCGATGAGCCCGCTGGTCTCTGCGATCGGAATGAAAACCTCTGGCGAAACCGGACCGTGGCCAGGCCGATTCCAGCGTACCAGTGCCTCCACGCCATTCGTCTCATGAGACGCTGCGTCGACGAGCGGCTGATAGGCAAGGGTGAGATCGCCGCTTTCGATCGCCATGCGCAGATCGAGCTCCAGCGCATTGCGCTGCGCGCGATCGGTATCCATGGCCGGATCGTAGAGCGTCATGCGGGCGCGACCGGCTTCTTTTGCCTTGTACATGGCGAGATCGGCGCAGCGCACCAGTTCTTCGCGGTCGATCGAGCCGAGCGGCGACATGGCGATGCCGATGCTGGCGCCGACCACGACGATCCGCCGACCGACCTCCAGGGGTTCGGCGAGGAAATCGAGGATCTGCTCCGCAAGCTGAAGTGCGGCGGCATTTTCCGCATCCGAAAGGAAAGCGATTGCGAATTCGTCGCCGCCGATGCGCGCGAGTACGGCACCATCGGGGATCAGCACATCCAGTCCCGCCGCAACAGCGCGGATCAGCTGATCACCGGTGCCGTGGCCATAGCTGTCGTTGACTTCCTTGAACCCGTCGAGATCGAGATAGAGCAGCAGGACATTCCGCTTCGTGTGCCGCGCTTCCGCGACGAAACTGTCCACCGCAAGGCTCAAGCCATCGCGGTTGGAAAGACCACTCAGGCGATCGCGAAGTGCTTCTTCACGCGCACTGTTTTCCTCCGCCTTCAGGCGCCGCCCGGCCAGCCAGCCGATGATGAGCAGGACGACGAAGAACAGGCCGACAAGACCAAGCGCCTGAATGACCATGGGCCGGACCTGCGCATAGCCGATATCGCCAGGCGAACGCGACACCCAGACAAGCCTGCCAAGAACCGCACGAGCGGGGTCTGCGATCTCGACGGAATAGGCCGAAGCAGAATCCGCAGGCACGAGCCGCAACCCGTTCAGCACATAAGTAGTGCCGAGAGCAGATACCTTGGCATCATCGAGATGCCGAGCGAAAATCAGATAGCGATGCTGACCGGCAGGTGCGTTCAACGCACCGGACTTCTCGCGCACAAGCGCGATGCCGACAGCCGCGATACCCTTTTCGGTCCTGATGAAGCCGGTCGCCTCCGGCTTGCCGTTGGCGTCAACTGCACGAACCTTATCCAAAAGCAGCCAGAGGGACGGGGTAAAGAAATCGCTGACCGGCTTTTGCATGGGCAGGCCGTCCTGATAGGCGATGACGGTCTTCTTCTCGTCGTCGATGACGATAGCCATGTCGAAGAGAGAGCTGTTGACGGACATCTCACCGTAATTGCTGATCGTCCATGGCGTGCCATCCGGCTTGTAGACATTGGCAGCCGCGTCATCCCAGGCGGCATAATCGTCGAGCGTGGCGGCAAGCTGATTTTCGAAGGTCTTGAGTGCACCGATCGTGGTTTCGCGCGAACGCTCTTCGTCGAGCACATTGGCATTTTCGGAAACACGTTCCAGCGCCGTCAGCACCATGACGGTGACAACGGCGACAATGACCGCAAAGGAAAAAAGCACACCAGTAACCGTGGTATGACGGCCCAAACCCGATCCGTTGCTTCTAGACCTCAAGACTGGCGGCAATTCATATAACTCCCCGTTCAGGAAACCTTCGCAGTCAACGGTCAAGAAACGCTTAAAATCATGAGAACAATCGAGAATCCGGCTCAGGATCTACCTGAATATCGCACACCACGGCATATTGACAACCAGTTTCCAATAATGGTAACTAGTTTCCATAAAATCGCTATGGAGAGCCGAAAGTTTTGAAGCGCACGATCGAAGCGGACCTGCTGACGGACATTATGCTGATGGTCTTCCGAATCAATGGACGACTATTGGATGGCGGCGATCGGCTCGGTGCACCGCTGAACCTCACCAGCGCTCGCTGGCAGGTGCTTGGTGCGATCTCGCTGTCTTCCGGAAACGTCACCGTCCCGGTCATCGCCGAGATGATGGGCATGACGCGACAGGGCGCCCAGAAACAGGTGAACAAGCTGGAAGAGGACGGCTTCATCGAAAAACGAGCGAACCCGCGCCATCAGCGCTCGCCTTTTTATGGACTGACACCGCAAGGCGCGGAAAGCTATGCACGGATAACCGACTTGCATACCGGTTGGGCCAACAGACTTGCCGATGGGCTGGATGCATCGGATCTCCGCACCGCGCTCAGTCTCCTGAACAGTTTCGACCAACGGCTGGCGCTCGACGCCACGGAAAGCGAGGAGCAGACATGAAAACGATCATTCATGCCGGCGCAGGCACTCTGGCGATGATCCTGATTGCGGGTTTTCTGACCGCAACGCTGATCTGCGAACTGCTTCTGAAGGAGACGGCCGTCCTTCTGGTCAAAGAGGCGATCCTTGCCGGCATCTGTTTGCTGATCCCAACGATGGCAATCACCGGCGGCAGCGGCTTCTCGCTGGCCGGCGGCCGTCATTCGCCGGCTATCGACAGGAAACGCAAACGGATGAAGCTCATAGCCGCAAACGGGCTGCTGATCCTCCTGCCATTGGCAATCCTGCTCTATCTGCGCGCGGCGGCGGGTCTGTTTGACGGTCTTTTCTACACTATGCAGGCGCTGGAGGTACTGGCCGGATCGGTCCAGTTCGCGCTCCTTGCCCGGAACTTCCGCGATGGACGAAGGATGACGAGGAGCAAACGCCGCGCCACGGCAAAGACGTTCCGCACGATCTGAAACGGCGGGGCACCCGTGCCCCACCGGAAATCTTCCGTTCTCACACGGCCTTGTGGTTGCCCTTCGGGAATTGGCTCGCTAATTCGCGATACCACTTGCCGCTCTTCTTGACCGTACGAACCTGCGTCTTGTAATCGACGTGAACGAGGCCGAAGCGCATGCGATAACCTTCTGCCCATTCGAAATTGTCCATCAGGCTCCAGGCGAAGTAGCCGCGCATGGGATAACCGTCCTTGATCAGATCGGCGACGACATTGAGATGGTCGCTGACATAGTCGAGGCGCATCACATCGTCGACCTCGCCGTTGACGACGCCGGTATTGTCGCAGGCGCCGTTCTCGGTGATGTAGCACTCCGGCAAATCGTAACGGCGATAGAGGTCCTCGACGACCAGCTTCAAGCCCGGCGAATAGACTTCCCAACCGATATCCGTCTTCACGTCGCTTGCCGGAGGCGCTTCCACCGTCCAGGGGAAATCGCCCCTGCGGCTGGCATCGTCGACAACGCGCTCGGGCTTGTAGTAGTTGAGACCCCACCAATCGAGCTTCTGGTTGATGATCCTGAGATCGCCATCTTCGATGACGGGCATGCGGTCGCCGAGCGCTTCGACGAATTCCTTTGGATATTCGCCCTTGAAGACCGGATCGAAGAAGGCGCCGTTGTGGAACTGATGGGCACGCTCACCGGCAGCAAGATCGGCAGCACTGTTAGACCCCGGAATGATCGAGGAGGCGTTAAGCACCAGGCCGACCGGCACGCCAGGCGCCTCCGAACGGATCGCCTCGACGCCGAGGCCGTGCGCCAGGTTCATGTAATGCATGGCGTGAAGGGCCGCCTGCACATTGCGCTCGCCTGGCGCATGAATGCCGTAGAGGTGGCTGAGCCAGACGATGCACCACGGCTCGTTGAAGGTCGCTACGCTGTCGAGGCGGTCGCCAAGGCGGCTCATGACAGTCTTTGCATAGCGCTGATAGGCATAAGCGGTCGAACGCGCCGTCCAGCCGCCGTCACCGGCGAGCAGCAGCGGCAGATCCCAGTGGTAGAGCGTCGCGAAAGTCTTGATGCCGCGTGCCTTGCAGCCATCGACGAGACGATCGTAGAAATCGAGGCCGGCTTCGTTCACCGGGCCTGTGCCATCAGGGATGATGCGCGGCCAGGCGATCGAGAAGCGATAGGCGTCGACACCCATATCCTTGATGAGATCGAGGTCCTGCTCCAGCCGGTTATAGTGGTCGCAGGCGACATCACCGTTATCGCGATTATAGACGCGGCCGGGCATGTTGCAGAAGGCGTCCCAGATGGACGGCTTGCGGCCATCGGCCTTGCTGCCGCCTTCGATCTGAAAGGCAGCGGTGGCAACACCGAAGGTGAAATCACCGGGGAAGCGGTCGGCAAGCTTTTTCGGATCGATCATCTCTGAATCCCATCTCTCAGTTATGGACTGACCGTTTGCCCGGGGTTTAGCCAAGCCCGCGCCCAAAGTACAGGCCGGCAGCACGAAAAACTGCAACGTTACAGGAAGAGAGACGACGGAACAGCAAGGCTGTCACAAGCCACTCTTCCGGATCTCATAACGCCAATGTCAGCAGTCGTGATTTGCCGTCGCAACCCTGATCCTTACACGGAAAAGAGCATCGCAATATGAAAGGAAACGAATGCTCTCCTCGATCCATCTGCTGCAGCCGCATCTCCTGAGCCTGCTGCGCATCGTCTCGTCCCTCGTGCTTTTCAGCTACGGAACGCAGAAGATCCTGCTTTTCCCGACTGCGGCAAGCGTGCCGCCCGTCGGCTCGCTGTCCTGGGTTGCCGGCCTCATCGAACTCACGCTCGGCTTTCTGGTGCTGATCGGTTTCCAGACTCGCATCGCAGCCTTCGTGCTTTCCGGCTTGATGGCCTTTGCCTATTTCATCGGCCATGCATCGAAGAGCTTCTTCCCGGCGCAGAACGGCGGTGTTGCCGCAATCCTGTTCTGCTTCGTCTTCCTTTATCTGGTCGCCGCCGGCGCCGGCCCCTTCAGCGTCGATAACCTGCTGAAACGCGGCCGCACCACGGTTGCCGCCTGATCACCGAAAAAGAAAAACGCCGGAGCGATATCGAATCGCCCCGGCGTTTCTAATGGCATGCGCTTGATAGCGCAGAAACTCAGACCTTGACCCAGGCGCCGTTGCGCTTCGAGGAGGCGACGCAGGCCTCGACGAAAGCGACACCCTTCACGCCGTCATCGACTGTCGGGTAGACCACGGCCTTGTCGACGGCCTTGCCCTTCTTGTGGGCGTTGATGGCATGCGCGGCTTCCGTATAGATCGTCGCGAAGGCTTCGAGATACCCTTCCGGGTGACCCGAGGGAACGCGGGAAACGCGGGCAGCGGCAGCGCCGGAACCAGCACCGTTACGGGTAATCAGTCGCTTGGATTCGCCGAACGGCGTATACCAGAGATAGTTCGGATCCGCCTGAACCCATTCGAAACCACCCTTGGTGCCGTAAACGCGCACCTTGAGGCCGTTCTCATGACCCGGCGCCACCTGGCTGCACCAGAGCATGCCCTTGGCCGGCTTTTCCGAACCCTTGGCCTTGAAGCGCAGCATCACATGGGCGTTGTCATCGAGACGACGGCCCGGCACGAAACTGTCGAGGTCTGCAGCAAGGCTGTCGAGCTCGAGGCCAGTGATGAACGAGGCCAGGTTATAGGCATGTGTACCGATATCGCCGGTGGAGCCGCCGACGCCGGACTGTGCCGGGTCGGTGCGCCATGCAGCCTGCTTCTGGCCGGACTGCTCGATTGCTTCCGTCAGCCAGTCCTGCGGATACTCGGCCTGGACGATACGGATATCGCCGAGTTCGCCATTGGCAATCATCTCTCGGGCCTGACGCACCATCGGGTAGCCAGTATAGTTATGCGTCAGGATGAACAGCGCGCCGCTTTCGTCGGCAACTTTCTTCAGCTTCTTGGCGTCGGCAAGGTTTGAAGTCAGCGGCTTGTCGCAGATGACATGGATGCCGCGGCGCAGGAATTCCTTGGCAGCGTCATAATGCACGTGGTTCGGCGTCACGATGGAGACGGCTTCGATGCCGTTCTTCAGCTTGGCTTCGCGGATCGCCATTTCCCGGTAGCTGGAATAGGTGCGCGACGGATCGAGACCGAGATCGCGACCGGACTGAACAGCCTTTTCCGGTGTCGACGACAGCGCGCCGGCGATCAGATCATACTGATCGTCGATACGTGCGGCGATGCGGTGAACGGCGCCGATGAAGGCCCCTGCGCCGCCGCCAACCATGCCGAGCCGGATGCGCGGCTCGCGGGTCTGTTCGGATGATGCTTCGATTGCCATGATATTCTCCTCGAAATCCCGATCCGCTTACGACAGACCGAGCATGCGCCGGTTTGCGGCCTGATCGGTTCCGCCGGCCGCGAAGTCGTCGAAGGCCTTCTCGGTCACGCGGATAATATGCGCCTTGACGAATTCGGCGCCTTCACGCGCGCCATCTTCCGGATGCTTCAGTGCGCATTCCCATTCGACCACGGCCCAACCGTCGAAGTTGTTGGCAGTCATCTTGGAGAAGACGGCGCCAAAATCGACCTGGCCGTCGCCCAGCGAACGGAAGCGGCCGGCGCGTTCGACCCAGCCCTGGTAACCGCCGTAGACGCCCTGGCGTCCGGTCGGATTGAACTCCGCATCCTTGACGTGGAACATCTTGATCCGGTCTTTGTAGATGTCGATGTTATCGAGATAATCGAGGCACTGCAGGACGTAGTGCGACGGATCGTAGAGCATGTTGGCGCGCGGATGATTGCCGACACGCTCCAGGAACATCTCGTAGGTGATGCCGTCGTGCAGGTCTTCGCCCGGATGGATTTCATAGCAGACGTCGACGCCGTTTTCGTCTGCGTGGTCCAGGATCGGCTTCCAGCGACGAGCAAGCTCGTCGAAGGCGGTCTCGACGAGACCGGCAGGACGCTGCGGCCACGGATAGATGAAAGGCCAGGCGAGCGCACCGGAGAAGGTCGCATGCGCCTTCAGGTCGAGGTTCTTGGAAGCGGTCAGCGCATACTTGACCTGCTGCACGGCCCATTCCTGTCGCGCCTTCGGATTGCCACGCACTTCGGGCGCCGCAAAACCGTCGAAGGCTTCGTCATAGGCCGGATGAACGGCAACGAGCTGGCCCTGCAGGTGGGTGGAAAGCTCGGTGACCTCGACGCCGTTTTCACGCGCCTTACCCGCGAATTCATCGCAGTAATCCTTTGACGTCGCCGCCTTTTTGAGGTCGATGAGCTGGCTTGCCCAGGTCGGAACCTGCACGCCCTTGTAGCCGGTATCGGCCGCCCATTTGGTGATCGCGTCCCAGGAATTGAAAGGTGCTGCGTCGCCCGCGAACTGCCCGAGGAACAAGCCGGGTCCTTTGATCGTCTTCATGTCAGTTTCCTCCCTGAATATCGATCGTAAACGTTTTCGATAAATCTTAGCGCGCCG
Proteins encoded:
- a CDS encoding sugar phosphate isomerase/epimerase — translated: MKTIKGPGLFLGQFAGDAAPFNSWDAITKWAADTGYKGVQVPTWASQLIDLKKAATSKDYCDEFAGKARENGVEVTELSTHLQGQLVAVHPAYDEAFDGFAAPEVRGNPKARQEWAVQQVKYALTASKNLDLKAHATFSGALAWPFIYPWPQRPAGLVETAFDELARRWKPILDHADENGVDVCYEIHPGEDLHDGITYEMFLERVGNHPRANMLYDPSHYVLQCLDYLDNIDIYKDRIKMFHVKDAEFNPTGRQGVYGGYQGWVERAGRFRSLGDGQVDFGAVFSKMTANNFDGWAVVEWECALKHPEDGAREGAEFVKAHIIRVTEKAFDDFAAGGTDQAANRRMLGLS
- a CDS encoding Gfo/Idh/MocA family protein, encoding MAIEASSEQTREPRIRLGMVGGGAGAFIGAVHRIAARIDDQYDLIAGALSSTPEKAVQSGRDLGLDPSRTYSSYREMAIREAKLKNGIEAVSIVTPNHVHYDAAKEFLRRGIHVICDKPLTSNLADAKKLKKVADESGALFILTHNYTGYPMVRQAREMIANGELGDIRIVQAEYPQDWLTEAIEQSGQKQAAWRTDPAQSGVGGSTGDIGTHAYNLASFITGLELDSLAADLDSFVPGRRLDDNAHVMLRFKAKGSEKPAKGMLWCSQVAPGHENGLKVRVYGTKGGFEWVQADPNYLWYTPFGESKRLITRNGAGSGAAAARVSRVPSGHPEGYLEAFATIYTEAAHAINAHKKGKAVDKAVVYPTVDDGVKGVAFVEACVASSKRNGAWVKV